One genomic region from Mesorhizobium terrae encodes:
- a CDS encoding methylaspartate ammonia-lyase has product MIVKDVIFAPGMGAFFYDDQAAIRAGRDTDGFVYLGAPITPGFDTVRKPGTSLGIGLVLGQGTTAWGDMMSVQYAGAGGRDPLFDPVTAQRLCEEVLLPRLNGLDVTDFRAACRVVLAALPGGKRLPLSIEYGASQALLAAAAAARKVTMAEVVAAEFSCPVVARRVPIYAQSGDDRRNNVDKMILKSVDILPHGLINSRSKFGERGEVFLEYVDWVARRVERLGQPAYKPVLHFDVYGWVGLGLGLDVDRIADFMAQAAERAAPFDLQIESPADFGSRQGQIDGFIMIMEALARKGCRAKIVADEWCNTLDDVRAFTSAGAAHLIQIKMPDVGSIADSAEAVLLCKRHGIGAYLGGSCVETDLSARIAVHIAVATGADMILAKPGMGVDEAISIVGNEQSRLLAELTRKEAANVRGQDH; this is encoded by the coding sequence ATGATAGTCAAGGACGTTATCTTCGCGCCAGGCATGGGCGCATTCTTCTACGATGACCAGGCCGCCATCCGCGCGGGTCGTGACACAGACGGCTTCGTCTACCTTGGCGCGCCGATCACCCCGGGGTTCGACACTGTCCGCAAGCCTGGCACCTCGCTTGGCATAGGGCTTGTACTCGGCCAGGGCACGACGGCTTGGGGCGACATGATGAGCGTTCAGTACGCCGGAGCAGGCGGGCGCGACCCGTTGTTCGATCCCGTCACCGCCCAACGATTGTGTGAAGAGGTTCTACTTCCGCGGCTGAACGGTTTGGACGTCACGGACTTTCGGGCTGCCTGCCGGGTCGTTTTGGCCGCTCTTCCCGGCGGAAAGCGCCTGCCACTTTCGATCGAATATGGCGCAAGCCAGGCGCTGTTGGCTGCTGCTGCAGCGGCGCGCAAGGTGACGATGGCCGAAGTCGTGGCGGCGGAATTCTCCTGTCCAGTCGTCGCGAGGCGGGTCCCGATTTACGCACAAAGCGGCGACGATCGGCGCAACAACGTCGACAAGATGATCCTGAAATCAGTCGATATTCTGCCGCATGGCCTTATCAATTCCCGCTCCAAGTTTGGCGAGCGGGGAGAAGTGTTCCTTGAATATGTGGACTGGGTCGCGCGACGCGTCGAGCGGCTCGGCCAACCTGCGTACAAGCCGGTACTCCATTTCGACGTCTACGGATGGGTGGGGCTCGGGCTCGGGCTCGATGTCGATCGGATCGCGGATTTCATGGCGCAAGCCGCGGAGCGCGCGGCGCCCTTCGATCTCCAAATTGAAAGCCCTGCCGACTTCGGCAGCCGCCAAGGTCAGATCGACGGCTTCATCATGATTATGGAAGCGCTTGCTCGAAAAGGATGTCGAGCGAAGATCGTCGCCGACGAATGGTGCAATACGCTCGATGACGTCAGAGCCTTCACTTCGGCCGGTGCCGCTCACCTCATCCAGATCAAGATGCCGGATGTGGGCAGTATCGCCGACAGCGCAGAGGCCGTGCTGCTTTGCAAGCGCCACGGCATCGGCGCCTATCTGGGAGGAAGCTGCGTCGAAACCGATCTTTCGGCCCGCATAGCAGTCCACATCGCAGTAGCGACCGGCGCCGACATGATCCTTGCCAAGCCAGGCATGGGTGTCGACGAGGCGATCTCGATCGTCGGCAACGAACAATCGCGCCTTCTCGCTGAACTGACACGGAAAGAGGCAGCTAACGTTAGAGGGCAGGATCACTGA
- a CDS encoding amidase produces the protein MKTLAELSYAIKTRRISSEEAVGRALGAADKWQPRLNAFRATYPESAALLARQIDNASEEKATKPLCGVPLAHKDMFDYPGHRSSYGSRIPQEVPAKTAATVVDRLEAAGTVTVGFLSMAEFALGPTGHNTPFRHCRNARDPERISGGSSAGSGAAVGAGIVPASLGSDTGGSVRIPASVNGITGLKPTQAQLSRAGAMLLSPSLDCVGTLARSAEDCGILMAAASGRDLRDPTALSGAFAGNGVFDGRAADPGKLRLGFPKDVSDVDSDVLIALTGATLDLERAGVAIDDVELTDVSHLHKLADVIQKAESAAVHRGRLSERGADYTPHIRRRIEPGYFVSAATYIDALSQRELWLQRFVEETLAKVDALIVPTVGVAVPTVEETDEELLGAMPDLVGRMTRWTRWLNYLGVPALTVPCGRDRNGMPVGMQIVGRPFSEARLIEIGMLFQTLTDWHLDVPDLFSDPPRTSTRQDQIENRQHA, from the coding sequence ATGAAGACGCTCGCGGAACTTTCATACGCCATCAAGACACGCAGGATTTCTTCGGAAGAAGCCGTCGGCCGTGCACTCGGCGCCGCTGATAAATGGCAGCCTCGTTTGAATGCTTTCCGTGCGACTTACCCTGAGTCCGCGGCCCTGCTCGCCAGGCAGATCGACAATGCCAGCGAGGAGAAAGCGACAAAGCCTCTTTGCGGGGTGCCTCTCGCTCACAAAGACATGTTCGACTATCCGGGGCATCGTTCCTCTTATGGATCTCGCATACCACAAGAGGTCCCGGCCAAAACCGCGGCGACCGTAGTTGATCGCCTTGAAGCGGCGGGAACGGTTACGGTCGGGTTTCTCTCGATGGCCGAGTTCGCACTTGGTCCCACCGGACACAACACTCCCTTTCGACACTGCCGCAACGCGCGCGATCCCGAGCGGATCAGCGGAGGCTCATCGGCAGGATCTGGAGCCGCAGTGGGTGCCGGTATCGTGCCGGCGTCACTCGGATCTGACACCGGTGGTTCGGTGCGCATCCCGGCATCGGTCAATGGCATTACGGGGCTAAAGCCTACACAGGCACAGCTCAGCCGTGCCGGTGCGATGTTGCTTTCACCATCACTTGATTGCGTCGGGACACTAGCCCGCAGCGCCGAGGACTGCGGAATACTGATGGCGGCCGCTTCAGGTCGCGATCTCCGCGATCCCACTGCGCTTTCGGGCGCATTCGCGGGCAATGGTGTTTTTGATGGCCGCGCGGCCGACCCGGGCAAACTTCGGCTTGGTTTTCCGAAGGATGTCAGCGATGTAGATAGCGACGTGCTGATCGCGCTCACGGGCGCCACGCTCGATCTCGAACGAGCTGGCGTTGCGATCGACGATGTCGAACTTACCGATGTCAGTCATTTGCACAAGCTCGCAGACGTTATCCAGAAGGCCGAGTCCGCCGCCGTCCATCGCGGGCGCCTCTCGGAGCGCGGCGCTGACTATACGCCCCATATTCGCCGGAGGATCGAACCTGGCTACTTCGTGTCCGCCGCGACCTACATTGACGCTCTGTCGCAGCGGGAATTGTGGCTCCAGCGATTTGTCGAGGAGACGCTTGCGAAGGTCGATGCCTTGATTGTGCCGACTGTCGGGGTTGCCGTTCCGACTGTCGAGGAAACCGACGAGGAATTGCTGGGCGCAATGCCTGATCTCGTCGGCCGTATGACCCGATGGACCCGCTGGCTCAATTATCTCGGCGTGCCTGCTTTGACAGTGCCGTGTGGGCGCGACCGCAATGGAATGCCCGTTGGAATGCAGATCGTCGGCCGTCCGTTCTCGGAGGCTCGTCTCATCGAAATCGGCATGCTGTTCCAGACCCTCACGGACTGGCACCTCGATGTACCCGACCTCTTCTCGGATCCGCCACGGACGAGCACACGACAGGATCAGATCGAAAATAGGCAACACGCATGA
- a CDS encoding branched-chain amino acid ABC transporter permease, which yields MSSTFRSTLFFLAVAALYLLAGIFQSWSLAITILNDSLIVAIMALGVNMQWGYAGLFNVGVAGFFALGGLAVILVSKPFDAAAWSAGTPAILLALVLGAVGIFIATQIRSRMARGPKRIGAMIAVLLVGLVAFRTIFDPAVISVEAITPASTGNIGGMGLPIPMSWLFAGVLAAAAAFAVGKIALGLRSDYLAIVTLGISQIVIAIMMNEDWLDRGVKNVTNIGRWPVPEEVALQQQPWFASLAQSVGMDVRAGSTVFVGLCFAGLFTAVLIIVLTFAELSLKSPWGRMMRAIRDNEVAAEAMGKDVKRRHLQVFILGSAVIGVAGALYVTLHGLLSPTSYNDPLRYTFLIWAMVILGGSGNNWGSVLGALIVMLVWDEAESLGPALFRTATALLDDGPLKQHLLDAAVQTRLPIVGLVLLLVMRFRPAGLVPAKG from the coding sequence ATGAGTTCGACGTTTCGTTCGACCCTCTTTTTCCTGGCTGTCGCCGCGCTCTACTTGCTTGCGGGTATTTTCCAGAGCTGGTCTTTGGCCATAACCATCCTCAACGATAGTCTGATCGTTGCAATCATGGCGCTCGGCGTGAACATGCAGTGGGGATATGCTGGCCTCTTCAACGTCGGCGTAGCAGGCTTTTTTGCTTTGGGCGGACTTGCGGTCATACTGGTCTCGAAGCCGTTTGATGCCGCCGCCTGGTCAGCAGGCACGCCTGCCATTCTGCTTGCGCTGGTTCTCGGGGCTGTCGGCATCTTCATCGCCACCCAAATCCGCAGCCGGATGGCCCGAGGCCCTAAGCGCATTGGTGCGATGATTGCAGTGTTGCTTGTCGGCTTGGTCGCGTTTCGCACCATCTTCGATCCGGCGGTAATTTCGGTCGAAGCGATCACGCCTGCATCTACCGGCAATATCGGCGGTATGGGTCTTCCGATCCCTATGTCCTGGCTCTTTGCAGGAGTGCTTGCGGCAGCCGCCGCTTTCGCAGTCGGAAAAATCGCATTGGGGCTACGCTCCGATTATCTCGCCATCGTGACGCTCGGCATCAGCCAGATCGTCATCGCGATCATGATGAATGAGGACTGGCTAGATCGCGGCGTGAAGAACGTCACCAATATTGGCCGATGGCCAGTGCCCGAAGAAGTCGCTTTGCAACAACAGCCGTGGTTCGCCTCACTCGCTCAATCGGTGGGCATGGATGTCCGCGCCGGTTCCACGGTCTTTGTCGGACTGTGTTTCGCGGGACTTTTCACGGCTGTGCTCATCATCGTACTTACGTTCGCCGAGCTTTCACTGAAGTCGCCCTGGGGTCGCATGATGCGGGCGATCCGGGACAATGAGGTCGCGGCTGAGGCGATGGGCAAAGACGTTAAGCGCCGACACTTGCAGGTTTTCATACTGGGCTCGGCGGTGATCGGCGTTGCGGGTGCGCTGTATGTGACGCTGCACGGGTTGCTTTCCCCCACGAGCTACAACGATCCCCTTCGTTACACCTTCCTGATCTGGGCCATGGTGATCCTGGGCGGTTCTGGGAACAACTGGGGTTCCGTGCTGGGAGCACTGATTGTCATGCTCGTTTGGGACGAGGCGGAAAGTCTTGGTCCCGCACTATTCAGAACCGCAACCGCGTTGCTGGATGATGGACCGCTGAAGCAGCATCTGCTCGACGCGGCGGTGCAGACGCGATTGCCGATCGTGGGCCTGGTACTTCTCCTGGTGATGCGATTCCGGCCAGCGGGGCTGGTGCCCGCGAAGGGCTAA
- a CDS encoding branched-chain amino acid ABC transporter permease — MNFLNSLVALLNFVVIPATSYGSQLALGALGVTLIYGILRFSNFAHGDTMAFGTAITVLITWWLQSKGIGLGPLPTALLALPFGILITATLLLFTDRAVYRFYREKKTAPVVLVIVSMGVMFIMNGVTRFIIGVQDRNFADGQRFIIDTIQFREMTGLKEGLALRTTSVITFVTAVVVVALLFWFLNRTRTGKSMRAFSDNEDLALLSGINPERVVMVTWLIVAALATVAGVLYGLDKSFAPFTYFQLLLPIFASAVVGGLGNPVGAIAGGFVVAFSEVTLTYAWRKVLGYMLPADLAPHGLVQLLATEYKFAVSFAILVIVLLLRPTGLFRGKSL; from the coding sequence ATGAATTTCCTCAACTCTCTGGTTGCGTTGTTAAATTTCGTAGTCATCCCGGCGACGTCCTACGGATCGCAACTGGCTCTGGGTGCGCTCGGTGTGACGCTGATCTACGGAATACTGCGCTTCTCGAATTTCGCGCATGGCGACACCATGGCTTTCGGGACTGCGATTACAGTCCTGATAACGTGGTGGCTTCAGTCGAAGGGAATTGGCTTAGGCCCACTGCCGACGGCACTGCTGGCACTTCCCTTTGGAATTCTCATCACGGCGACGCTTCTCCTGTTCACCGACCGCGCTGTCTATCGTTTCTACCGTGAGAAGAAGACCGCTCCGGTGGTGCTGGTCATCGTGTCCATGGGGGTCATGTTCATTATGAACGGGGTGACCCGCTTCATTATTGGCGTGCAGGACCGCAATTTCGCCGATGGGCAGCGATTTATCATCGACACGATCCAGTTCCGCGAGATGACCGGCCTCAAGGAGGGATTGGCGCTGCGCACGACCAGCGTGATTACCTTTGTCACGGCTGTCGTCGTGGTCGCGCTCCTGTTTTGGTTCTTGAACCGCACTCGTACCGGCAAGTCGATGCGTGCGTTCTCCGACAATGAAGACCTCGCCCTCCTGTCAGGCATCAATCCCGAACGCGTGGTGATGGTTACCTGGCTGATCGTCGCGGCACTCGCCACCGTTGCCGGCGTGCTCTACGGACTCGACAAGTCGTTTGCGCCCTTTACCTACTTCCAGCTTCTACTGCCGATATTTGCCTCTGCGGTCGTCGGAGGGCTCGGCAATCCGGTTGGTGCGATCGCCGGCGGTTTCGTCGTCGCGTTCTCCGAAGTCACGCTCACCTACGCATGGCGCAAGGTACTCGGCTACATGCTGCCGGCGGACCTGGCCCCGCACGGGCTCGTCCAGCTTCTGGCCACCGAATACAAGTTCGCGGTCTCCTTCGCGATCTTGGTGATTGTGCTTCTGCTTCGACCGACGGGGCTATTTAGGGGGAAATCGCTATGA
- a CDS encoding ABC transporter ATP-binding protein, producing MTGGYGTVDILQGCSISVNKGQVAVIVGPNGAGKSTAMKALFGMLKLRAGQVKLNGEDISGLSPQDRVAKGMAFVPQTSNIFTSMTVEENLEMGAFLRRDAIQSTMDQIYELFPALKNKRHQPAGELSGGQRQQVAVGRALMTQPKVLMLDEPTAGVSPIVMDELFDRIIEVSRTGISILMVEQNARQALNIADKGYVLVQGANRYTDTGEALLADPDVRKTFLGG from the coding sequence ATGACAGGCGGTTACGGCACAGTCGACATTCTCCAAGGCTGCAGCATTTCGGTGAATAAGGGCCAGGTGGCGGTGATCGTGGGACCGAACGGTGCCGGCAAGTCGACCGCCATGAAAGCTCTCTTCGGCATGCTCAAGCTTCGCGCCGGCCAGGTGAAGCTCAATGGCGAGGACATCTCCGGCCTGTCGCCACAGGATCGGGTTGCCAAGGGCATGGCTTTTGTTCCGCAGACGTCAAACATTTTTACGTCGATGACGGTCGAAGAGAACCTTGAAATGGGTGCCTTCCTGCGTCGCGATGCAATCCAGTCGACGATGGACCAGATCTACGAGCTGTTCCCGGCACTCAAGAACAAGCGTCACCAGCCGGCTGGAGAACTCTCAGGGGGACAGCGCCAGCAGGTTGCGGTTGGCCGCGCGTTGATGACACAACCCAAGGTGTTGATGCTCGATGAGCCGACGGCGGGCGTATCGCCTATCGTTATGGACGAACTCTTCGATCGCATCATCGAAGTGTCCCGTACGGGCATTTCTATTCTGATGGTAGAGCAAAACGCGCGCCAAGCGCTCAACATCGCCGACAAGGGTTATGTGCTCGTCCAGGGAGCCAATCGCTACACCGACACCGGAGAAGCGCTGCTCGCCGATCCGGATGTCCGCAAGACCTTCCTGGGGGGCTGA
- a CDS encoding ABC transporter ATP-binding protein → MIIVEDLHKNFGGFQAVRGASLEIAKGSITGLIGPNGAGKTTLFNVIAGRLPPSSGRVFMDGEDITGLSPHELFHSGLLRTFQIAHEFGAMTVRENLMMVPSNQKGETLWNTWFRRREIAKEERALAEKADAVLDFLTISHLAHQKAANISGGQKKLLELGRTMMVDAKVVFLDEVGAGVNRSLLNTIADAIVRLNKERGYTFCIIEHDMDFIARLCDPVIVMAEGKVLAKGSAAHIMENDAVIEAYLGRGLKNKVKAHA, encoded by the coding sequence ATGATTATCGTCGAAGACTTGCACAAAAACTTTGGCGGGTTCCAAGCCGTGCGTGGGGCCTCGCTGGAGATCGCCAAAGGCTCGATCACCGGTCTGATCGGGCCGAATGGCGCGGGCAAGACCACGCTTTTCAACGTTATCGCTGGAAGGCTGCCTCCGTCCTCCGGCCGCGTCTTCATGGACGGTGAGGACATCACCGGGTTGTCGCCTCACGAGCTCTTCCACAGCGGTTTGCTGCGGACCTTTCAGATCGCGCATGAGTTCGGCGCGATGACAGTGCGCGAAAACCTGATGATGGTCCCGAGCAACCAGAAGGGCGAGACACTGTGGAACACCTGGTTCCGCCGACGCGAGATCGCCAAAGAGGAACGCGCGCTTGCGGAGAAGGCCGATGCGGTGCTCGACTTCCTGACTATCTCGCACCTGGCGCATCAAAAGGCCGCGAACATCTCGGGCGGGCAGAAAAAGCTGCTCGAACTCGGACGCACCATGATGGTCGACGCCAAGGTCGTCTTTCTCGACGAGGTCGGCGCAGGCGTCAATCGCAGTCTTCTGAACACCATCGCCGATGCGATCGTGCGGCTCAACAAGGAGCGCGGTTACACATTCTGCATCATCGAGCACGACATGGATTTTATCGCCCGGCTCTGCGACCCCGTCATCGTCATGGCCGAAGGTAAGGTGCTCGCCAAAGGATCTGCCGCGCACATCATGGAGAATGACGCAGTCATTGAGGCTTATCTCGGCCGGGGCCTGAAGAACAAGGTCAAAGCCCATGCTTGA
- a CDS encoding ABC transporter substrate-binding protein, whose translation MKEALISLVAVGTLATATIASAEEVKIGVELGFTGPLESIVPSMEKSAQMAVVEANNSKTFLAGTPVKIVTGDSTCIDSAAAIAAAQRLITSERVAAIVGPDCSGVTGAVLQSVARPNGIVMISPDATSPALTTAPDDGLFFRTAPSDARQGEVMASVILKRGVKSVALTYTNNDYGKGLADSFKAAYEKAGGKVTITVPHEDSKADYSAEVGTLASAGGDMLVVAGYVDKGGKGVIQGALDAGAFDKFYLPDGMYGDSLLKAIGKPMNGSFGDVPGIDSPGHAKFLEMTKAAGFDGTSSYTGETYDAMALILLAMQAAKSPKSADFKDKVMSVANGPGEKIYPGEIAKGLKLLSEGKPIDYEGATGVKLVEPGESAGSYRVYSIKDGKQVTDYYAQ comes from the coding sequence ATGAAAGAAGCACTTATCAGTCTTGTTGCCGTCGGCACGCTCGCAACAGCTACGATTGCGAGCGCCGAGGAGGTTAAAATTGGTGTCGAACTGGGCTTCACGGGCCCGCTGGAATCGATCGTGCCTTCGATGGAGAAATCGGCACAGATGGCGGTTGTGGAGGCGAATAACTCGAAGACGTTTCTCGCCGGGACACCTGTCAAAATCGTCACTGGCGATTCAACCTGCATCGATAGCGCCGCGGCAATCGCGGCCGCTCAGCGGCTGATAACGTCGGAGCGCGTGGCCGCGATCGTTGGCCCGGACTGCTCGGGGGTGACGGGAGCCGTTCTGCAATCGGTTGCTCGTCCCAACGGCATCGTCATGATCTCGCCCGATGCCACTTCCCCCGCCCTGACCACCGCTCCGGACGACGGCTTGTTCTTCCGCACCGCGCCGTCCGATGCGCGGCAGGGCGAAGTCATGGCCAGCGTAATTCTCAAGCGCGGCGTCAAGTCGGTTGCACTGACCTACACCAACAACGACTACGGCAAGGGTCTCGCCGACAGCTTCAAGGCTGCTTATGAAAAAGCAGGTGGCAAGGTAACGATCACCGTGCCTCACGAGGACAGCAAGGCCGACTATTCGGCCGAGGTTGGCACGCTTGCATCCGCCGGAGGCGACATGCTGGTAGTCGCAGGCTATGTCGACAAGGGCGGCAAGGGTGTGATCCAGGGCGCTCTCGACGCGGGAGCCTTCGACAAATTCTATCTGCCCGATGGCATGTATGGCGATAGCCTTCTGAAGGCGATCGGCAAGCCGATGAACGGCTCCTTTGGGGATGTGCCGGGTATCGACAGCCCTGGTCATGCAAAGTTCCTGGAGATGACCAAGGCTGCGGGTTTCGACGGTACCTCGTCATATACCGGCGAGACTTATGATGCGATGGCACTCATTCTTCTTGCCATGCAGGCGGCAAAATCGCCGAAGTCTGCCGACTTCAAGGACAAGGTGATGTCGGTCGCGAACGGCCCCGGCGAGAAAATCTACCCCGGTGAAATCGCAAAAGGGCTGAAGCTTCTGTCCGAGGGAAAGCCAATCGACTACGAAGGCGCGACGGGCGTCAAGCTCGTCGAGCCTGGCGAATCCGCGGGAAGCTACCGCGTCTATTCGATCAAAGACGGCAAGCAAGTCACGGACTACTACGCGCAATAG
- a CDS encoding LysR family transcriptional regulator: MDIRQLRYFVGVAEAASFSRAALRMNVAQSALSLHIRRIEEDLGVDLFIREPKGVRLTSAGVKLLDHANIILRQLALAQDELKADRGMPAGTVAIGVPSGASRILVNPLLEAVHSNLPRVTIRIVEAMTGYLRDWLSMGRLHMAVTYARSDAEGAEPILAQEDLHLVTPTNFEHPAATITLDEIAKLPLLLPTGSHSPASIIGEVAHSLGVTIKIELEIDSLWSILDQVANGHGFSILAPSAFLPEWSAGRVRGLPIVQPIISRTARLTVAHKFADDAATQAVARQIAQTCSQLVQSGDWPRRLPNNDRRG, from the coding sequence ATGGACATTCGCCAGTTGCGGTATTTTGTCGGGGTGGCGGAGGCGGCGAGTTTCTCGCGAGCAGCGCTAAGGATGAATGTGGCCCAGAGCGCGCTCAGCCTTCACATTCGGCGCATCGAGGAGGATCTCGGTGTCGACCTTTTCATTCGAGAACCGAAGGGGGTCAGGCTGACGTCGGCTGGCGTGAAGCTGCTCGATCACGCCAATATCATCCTGCGCCAGCTCGCTTTGGCGCAGGACGAGCTAAAAGCGGACAGGGGAATGCCAGCCGGAACGGTCGCCATCGGCGTTCCCTCGGGCGCAAGCCGCATTCTCGTCAATCCGCTCCTCGAGGCGGTTCACAGCAACCTGCCCCGCGTCACGATTCGTATCGTGGAGGCAATGACGGGCTACCTGCGTGATTGGCTGAGCATGGGCCGGCTGCACATGGCGGTCACCTACGCCAGGTCCGATGCCGAGGGTGCCGAACCGATCCTGGCCCAGGAGGATCTGCATCTTGTTACGCCGACAAACTTCGAGCATCCGGCCGCCACGATCACGCTGGACGAGATCGCGAAACTGCCGCTACTGCTTCCCACTGGCAGTCATAGTCCGGCAAGCATCATAGGCGAAGTGGCGCACAGTCTCGGTGTGACGATCAAGATCGAACTCGAAATCGATTCGCTCTGGAGCATCCTCGACCAGGTCGCAAACGGTCACGGGTTTTCCATTCTTGCACCTTCGGCGTTTCTGCCGGAATGGTCTGCCGGACGCGTACGCGGACTGCCAATTGTCCAGCCGATCATTTCCCGCACGGCAAGACTAACTGTCGCGCACAAATTTGCCGACGACGCGGCGACGCAAGCCGTCGCCCGCCAGATTGCCCAGACGTGTAGTCAACTTGTGCAGTCCGGAGATTGGCCAAGGCGTCTGCCGAACAATGACCGTCGTGGTTAA